A window of Calliopsis andreniformis isolate RMS-2024a chromosome 3, iyCalAndr_principal, whole genome shotgun sequence contains these coding sequences:
- the Pqbp1 gene encoding poly-glutamine tract binding protein 1, protein MPLPAALAARLAKRGLISGSEKQESARKEAKKRVHEEVIAEDYDSTKDEISQIDISQKFMGFSGCPNKYNIYHDCTKKCKEMWGLGHVQPSDKYLKKQMRLIQKYPLPETWKAVYDPGCGQHYYWDWSSDLVSWLPPGHPKCQISQPASQLREELHLKAAEQDDNLSSDESGSEEEQKEGDEPDAKKDRKTDNRIKHKSGDNKRGQRLERSENKDKKDRTLDPMDPASYSDIPRGKWSDGLARHNEAKTGADTTASGPLYQMRPYPSPGAVLRSNRANKEIESSNKSKAMGPEKPE, encoded by the exons ATGCCACTTCCGGCTGCTTTAGCTGCACGACTCGCAAAAAGAGGGCTCATCTCTGGATCAGAAAAACAAG AATCTGCTAGAAAAGAAGCCAAAAAAAGAGTTCATGAAGAAGTAATTGCAGAGGATTATGATAGTACCAAAGATGAAATCAGTCAAATTGATATTTCACAAAAATTTATG GGCTTTAGTGGTTGccctaataaatataatatataccaTGATTGTACAAAAAAGTGTAAAGAAATGTGGGGACTTGGTCACGTACAACCTTCTgataaatatttgaagaaacAAATGAGGCTTATACAAAAATATCCTTTACCAGAAACTTGGAAAGCCGTTTATGATCCAGGATG TGGCCAACATTATTATTGGGATTGGTCATCAGATTTAGTATCGTGGTTACCCCCAGGTCATCCAAAATGTCAGATATCTCAGCCAGCATCTCAGTTAAGAGAAGAGCTACATCTTAAGGCAGCAGAGCAAGATGATAACTTGTCAAGTGATGAAAGTGGTAGTGAAGAAGAGCAAAAGGAA GGTGATGAACCAGATGCTAAAAAGGATAGAAAAACAGATAACAGGATAAAACACAAATCAGGAGATAATAAGAGGGGTCAAAGGCTAGAAAGGTCTGAGAATAAAGACAAGAAAGATCGTACATTAGATCCTATGGATCCAGCATCTTATAGTGATATTCCACG AGGAAAGTGGTCAGATGGTTTAGCAAGGCATAATGAAGCAAAGACTGGAGCAGACACAACTGCTTCAGGACCGCTCTATCAAATGAGGCCATATCCTAGTCCAGGTGCAGTTCTTCGATCAAATAGAGCCAATAAAGAAATAGAATCGTCTAATAAATCTAAAGCGATGGGTCCCGAAAAAccagaataa
- the Trpm gene encoding transient receptor potential cation channel, subfamily M, producing the protein MAIGSIICGASTPKMKRKKAKATERSWIEATFQKRECSKFIPSAKDEHRLLQVQGDKYAEYDVITTSRCCCGNSYTHHCGTGADVQSYTASNTKEKDREQWSPGKNTRPYPTDAYGTIEFQGGPHPTKAQYVRLAHDTRPEPIVQLLCREWNLGLPKLLITVHGGRSNFELQPTLKKVLRKGLLKAAKTTGAWIFTGGTNTGVTRQVGDALLLERSQRQGRVVSIGIAPWGILDKSHELVGRGGEVTYDCLSSPWSRYAVLNNRHAYFLLVDNGTGGRYGAEIVLRRRLEKYISNLKLQPYMHCSIPIVALVIEGGTNTIRSVLEYVTDDPPVPVVVCDGSGRAADLIAFMHKYASDGDGESGENEGPLESMREHLLDTIKRTFNVSVEQACQLYSELLQCTRKKHLITVFRITQDRPQELDQTILTALFKSKQLSAAEQLSLSLIWNRVDIARSEIFVYGQKWPPGALEQAMMQALQHDRIDFVKLLLENGVSMRKFLSIPRLEELYNTKDGPSNTLGYILRDVRPNIPRGYMYTLHDIGLVINKLMGGAYRSQYTRRRFRIIYTKVMKRSGGHPQHHMHRNSCVSSSFNRYYSGSGNKQDSSTTMSLLAETLPANRDTPLFDYPFNELLIWAVLTKRQQMALLMWQHGEEALAKALVALKLYKAMAHEAAEDDLETEVYDELRSYGKEFENIALELLDYCYRQDDDQTQQLLTSELQNWSGQTCLSLAVTANHRPLLAHPCSQIILADLWMGGLRTRKNTNLKVVLGLVCPLYITRLEFKSREELQLMPQTQEEHLIALEDEKEDSDSEHGAPTGPDVEALISNEHTTTVVKETIVQENGKVLTDTDDGVHRAYGIHSDYYDIKNSRPLRLRKKLYEFYTAPITKFWANAIAYIIFLILFSYSILIHMDDHPSLAEIYAIAYICTLGCEKVREIATSEPATLSHKFSVWAWNMWNPCDAAAIIFFQIGLALRLRHSTLDVGRVIYCVDCIYWYLRILNILGVNKYFGPLVTMMGKMVKNMIYFVVLLLVVLMSFGVTRQAILNPNAEPKLKIIRDIFMEPYFMLYGEVYADNIDPDCGDEPGMIPCLPGRWITPAVMSIYLLIANILLINLLIAVFNNIFNEVNAVAHQVWMFQRFTVVMEYEQKPVLPPPLIVVCHIYLLVKYFLRYVTQGKATTGETYDNGLKLFLEADDMERLYDFEEDCVEGYFREQELKLQMSTEERVKITTERVENMHQKIEDIEKKENTQNASLQAVEFRIRKLEELNEQTLAHLGVIHRFMATHMPNIETISSFDVEGRQRRVSERSEVLSETDSHTQLPTIASRRKRLVRSLTDGTFLNINPPLDDDVLKRSETVTSRENLSRNGSSVSGDGQTAQDDVKTTISQETEVSKGDGEGETLKKESQSDSKDQSGEQSRELSSREPSTDPSRQTSRDLSRETSREATSKEPSREASSEAPTSEPIRQDSTERPTRQNSRTRSESDDVMVLPSGIARGVTWAEPRVAVIPSVSSTSSTQRSILLTMRAEYTSITDELESYCGLLSPPRTPPISPPPSRVRHHSEMSNAEMAWQIENEHLRDAEECDYQQMEDLIQRRYIGDEDETLHGSDEASAGPFFISNEHRHQLRRASAIDEESRRPPPTISVTREIEQTLSRPPIRDSEGTDPNDKNMSTVPAPASETMC; encoded by the exons ATGGCAATTGGGAGTATTATTTGTGGAGCTAGTACTCCTAAAATGAAGAGAAAAAAGGCAAAG GCAACTGAACGCAGTTGGATAGAGGCAACTTTTCAAAAGAGGGAATGCTCAAAATTCATTCCAAGTGCTAAAGATGAGCATAG GTTGTTACAAGTGCAGGGAGATAAATATGCAGAATATGATGTGATCACCACTTCCAG GTGTTGTTGTGGAAATTCATACACCCATCACTGTGGAACTGGTGCAGATGTTCAAAGTTATACCGCTAGCAATACCAAAGAAAAGGACAGGGAGCAATGGTCTCCTGGCAAAAATACACGTCCTTATCCAACTGATGCTTATGGTACAATTGAATTTCAAGGTGGACCACATCCAACAAAAGCACAG TATGTAAGACTAGCTCATGACACAAGACCTGAGCCAATAGTACAGTTACTATGTAGAGAATGGAATTTGGGACTACCTAAACTACTGATTACTGTACATGGTGGTCGGTCAAATTTTGAACTGCAACCAACTTTAAAGAAAGTTTTAAGGAAAGGTCTCTTGAAAGCTGCCAAAACAACTGGTGCATGGATATTTACAGGTGGAACTAATACAG GTGTTACAAGACAAGTGGGAGATGCACTGCTATTAGAAAGATCTCAAAGACAAGGGCGCGTTGTAAGTATAGGTATAGCACCATGGGGAATTTTAGACAAAAGCCATGAACTTGTAGGTCGTGGAGGAGAAGTAACTTATGATTGTCTTTCGTCTCCATG GTCCAGGTATGCAGTTTTGAATAACCGACATGCATACTTTTTATTAGTAGATAATGGTACTGGTGGCCGATATGGAGCAGAAATTGTATTGCGTAGAAGGttagaaaaatatatttctaacTTAAAATTACAACCAT ACATGCATTGCAGTATTCCGATTGTAGCATTAGTGATTGAAGGAGGAACAAACACAATACGCTCAGTTTTAGAATACGTTACGGATGATCCTCCAGTTCCTGTAGTAGTTTGCGATGGTTCAGGTCGTGCTGCTGATCTCATAGCGTTTATGCACAA ATACGCATCTGATGGAGATGGAGAGAGTGGAGAGAACGAGGGACCATTAGAGAGTATGCGTGAACATCTTTTGGACACAATTAAACGCACGTTCAACGTTTCTGTCGAACAAGCATGCCAATTGTATTCTGAACTTTTGCAGTGTACGCGAAAAAAACATTTG ATCACAGTATTTAGGATAACACAGGATCGCCCTCAAGAACTCGACCAAACGATACTGACAGCTTTGTTTAAATCTAAACAATTATCAGCGGCTGAACAGTTGTCTTTATCGTTAATTTGGAATAGGGTGGACATTGCGCGCAGTGAAATATTTGTTTATGGACAGAAATGGCCTCCAGGTGCTTTAGAACAAGCTATGATGCAAGCTTTACAGCACGACAGAATTGACTTTGTGAAACTCCTTCTGGAGAATGGAGTTTCCATGCGTAAATTTCTGTCGATACCGCGCCTGGAGGAACTATACAATACC aaaGATGGACCTTCGAATACTTTAGGATATATTTTGAGGGACGTGCGGCCAAATATTCCACGTGGATATATGTACACGTTACATGATATTGGATtggtaattaataaattaatggGCGGAGCGTATCGTTCTCAATATACTCGCAGAAGGTTTCGAATTATTTATACCAAAGTAATGAAGAGGTCTGGAGGGCATCCTCAGCATCATATGCATCGAAACAGCTGCGTTTCTAGTAGTTTCAATCGTTATTATTCAGGGTCCGGTAATAAGCAAGATAGTTCAACAACGATGAGTTTGCTCGCCGAAACTTTGCCTGCAAATCGTGACACTCCGCTTTTTGATTATCCTTTCAATGAACTACTCATTTGGGCTGTTTTAACGAAGCGTCAGCAAATGGCTCTATTGATGTGGCAGCATGGAGAAGAAGCATTAGCGAAAGCGCTCGTTGCTCTTAAATTATACAAAGCTATGGCGCATGAGGCCGCTGAGGATGACCTTGAAACAGAAGTATACGATGAACTACGGAGTTATGGAAAGGAATTTGAAAATATTG caTTAGAATTACTAGATTATTGCTACCGTCAAGATGATGATCAGACCCAACAGCTTCTAACTTCCGAACTACAAAACTGGTCTGGCCAGACATGTCTTTCGCTAGCAGTTACGGCCAATCATCGTCCACTTTTAGCGCATCCGTGCAGTCAAATTATTTTGGCTGATCTATGGATGGGAGGATTAAGAACAAGGAAAAATACGAATTTAAAG GTTGTACTCGGTCTTGTCTGTCCTTTATACATAACACGATTGGAATTCAAAAGTCGCGAGGAGTTGCAACTGATGCCACAAACTCAAGAGGAACACTTAATTGCCCTTGAAGATGAAAAAGAAGATAGCGATTCGGAGCATGGAGCACCAACTGGACCAGATGTTGag GCTTTAATCAGCAATGAACATACTACAACAGTAGTGAAAGAAACAATTGTACAGGAAAATGGGAAAGTACTGACGGACACTGACGATGGAGTGCATCGCGCTTATGGCATTCATTCTGACTACTACGACATCAAGAATAGCAGACCATTGCGACTGAGGAAAAAATTGTACGAATTTTATACAGCACCCATCACGAAATTTTGGGCAAATGCT ATAGCGTATATTATTTTTTTGATTCTCTTCTCATATTCTATTCTCATACATATGGATGACCATCCATCATTGGCAGAAATTTATGCAATTGCATACATTTGTACGTTGGGATGTGAAAAAGTACGCGAAATTGCTACTTCAGAACCAGCCACTCTTTCTCACAAATTCAGCGTGTGGGCATGGAACATGTGGAATCCTTGCGATGCAGCTgctataattttttttcaaattggTCTGGCTTTACGCTTACGACATTCTACACTTGACGTTGGTCGTGTTATTTACTGTGTCGACTGCATTTATTGGTATTTAAGAATACTGAATATCCTTGGAGTAAATAAGTATTTTG GTCCTCTAGTAACCATGATGGGAAAAATGGTAAAAAACATGATTTACTTTGTGGTGCTTTTATTAGTTGTATTAATGAGCTTTGGAGTTACTCGACAAGCTATTTTGAATCCAAATGCTGAGCCCAAGCTTAAAATAATTCGAGAT ATATTTATGGAACCATATTTCATGTTATATGGAGAGGTGTATGCAGATAATATAGATCCAGATTGCGGTGACGAGCCAGGAATGATTCCATGTCTTCCAGGTCGTTGGATTACACCTGCAGTAATGTCCATTTATcttttaattgcaaacattttgctgATAAATCTTCTGATCGCGGTATTCAATAATATTTTCAATGAGGTAAACGCGGTGGCGCACCAAGTTTGGATGTTCCAACGTTTTACTGTTGTTATGGAGTATGAACAAAAACCAGTTTTACCCCCTCCGCTCATTGTAGTTTGTCACATATACCTGCTGGTGAAATATTTCCTACGATATGTCACTCAAGGCAAAGCAACTACTGGTGAAACGTACGACAATGGACTTAAGTTGTTCCTAGAAGCTGACGACATGGAACGTCTATACGACTTTGAAGAGGATTGCGTTGAAGGATACTTCCGTGAGCAAGAACTAAAACTTCAAATGTCGACAGAAGAACGTGTTAAAATTACAACAGAAAGAGTAGAAAATATGCATCAGAAAATCGAAGATATTGAGAAGAAAGAGAATACTCAGAATGCGTCACTTCAG GCTGTGGAATTTCGCATTCGTAAACTAGAGGAATTAAACGAACAGACTCTAGCACATCTAGGCGTCATCCATCGATTCATGGCGACACATATGCCCAATATAGAAACCATATCAAGTTTTGACGTCGAGGGTCGTCAGCGTAGAGTATCAGAACGTTCAGAAGTTCTTTCAGAAACAGATTCCCACACGCAGCTACCAACTATCGCATCTAGGCGTAAGCGGCTTGTACGATCACTGACCGATGGTACATTCCTTAATATAAATCCACCATTAGATGACGATGTGTTGAAACGTTCAGAAACTGTTACATCGCGTGAGAACCTTAGTAGAAATGGATCCTCTGTAAGTGGAGACGGACAAACTGCCCAAGATGACGTGAAGACAACGATCAGCCAGGAAACAGAAGTGAGCAAAGGAGATGGCGAAGGAGAAACATTGAAGAAGGAATCGCAATCAGACAGCAAAGATCAAAGTGGGGAACAAAGCAGAGAATTGAGTAGCAGGGAACCAAGTACAGATCCAAGTAGACAGACTAGTAGAGATCTAAGCAGAGAAACAAGTAGGGAAGCTACAAGTAAAGAACCAAGCAGAGAAGCGAGTAGCGAAGCGCCAACCTCGGAACCAATTAGGCAAGATTCCACAGAAAGACCCACGAGACAAAATAGTAGAACACGTTCAGAGTCTGATGATGTGATGGTGCTTCCTTCAGGGATTGCTAGGGGTGTGACATGGGCAGAACCACGTGTTGCCGTGATTCCCTCGGTATCGTCAACGAGTAGCACACAGAGATCAATCTTATTAACAATGCGTGCAGAATATACGAGTATAACCGATGAATTGGAAAGTTATTGTGGCCTTTTGAGTCCTCCTAGAACGCCACCAATTTCTCCTCCACCGTCGAGGGTTAGGCATCATTCTGAAATGTCCAACGCAGAAATGGCATGGCAGATCGAGAACGAACATCTACGAGACGCTGAAGAATGTGACTACCAACAAATGGAAGATTTGATACAAAGAAGATACATCGGAGACGAAGATGAAACGTTACATGGTTCAGACGAAGCTAGTGCCGGTCCATTCTTCATATCAAACGAACATAGGCATCAGCTTCGCAGGGCTTCAGCTATCGATGAAGAGTCTAGAAGGCCACCGCCTACTATCAGTGTGACGAGAGAAATCGAGCAAACGCTTTCGAGGCCGCCGATTCGAGATTCCGAAGGTACTGACCCTAATGACAAGAATATGAGTACCGTACCTGCTCCAGCTTCAGAGACCATGTGCTGA